One part of the Treponema sp. OMZ 787 genome encodes these proteins:
- the mazG gene encoding nucleoside triphosphate pyrophosphohydrolase → MKNSQLIESFEALFNVIKRLRDPGGCPWDIAQTPMSMRRPLLEEAYEAADAIEEHKTSGKDAEHVKEELGDVLLNVLMISYMYEQEGLFSAADVMKNLTEKLIRRHPHVFGETEGYEGPESDKKASTPESVLNQWENIKEKIEKPKAESILDSIPKNFPPMLRALKISKKAAKAGFEWNEIGGVIEKIKEETEEFAEAVKSGSQSAMEDEIGDVFFVAVNAARFLKIDPELALMHANKKFESRFRFVEAEMKKNGFDLLPENSEKMEEFWNKAKLKEKSKN, encoded by the coding sequence ATGAAAAATTCACAACTGATTGAGAGCTTTGAAGCTCTTTTTAATGTAATTAAAAGATTAAGAGACCCCGGAGGCTGTCCATGGGATATAGCCCAAACCCCGATGAGTATGCGCCGACCCCTTTTGGAAGAGGCCTATGAGGCCGCCGATGCAATAGAAGAACACAAGACTTCCGGCAAGGATGCGGAACACGTAAAAGAAGAGCTCGGAGATGTTCTTTTAAACGTACTTATGATTTCGTATATGTACGAACAGGAAGGGCTTTTTTCGGCTGCCGACGTTATGAAAAACCTGACAGAAAAACTCATAAGAAGGCACCCCCATGTCTTCGGAGAAACGGAGGGCTATGAAGGCCCTGAAAGCGATAAAAAGGCTTCGACCCCGGAATCAGTTTTAAACCAATGGGAAAACATAAAGGAAAAAATCGAAAAACCTAAGGCTGAATCGATTTTGGATTCCATCCCTAAAAACTTTCCGCCCATGCTTAGGGCCTTAAAGATTTCAAAAAAAGCTGCAAAGGCAGGCTTTGAGTGGAACGAAATAGGAGGAGTCATCGAAAAAATAAAGGAAGAAACGGAAGAATTTGCCGAAGCCGTTAAATCGGGTTCTCAGTCCGCTATGGAAGACGAGATAGGAGATGTGTTTTTTGTTGCAGTAAACGCAGCCCGATTTTTAAAGATAGATCCCGAACTGGCCCTAATGCACGCAAACAAAAAATTTGAAAGCCGTTTTAGATTTGTCGAAGCTGAGATGAAAAAAAACGGCTTTGACCTTTTACCTGAAAATTCTGAAAAAATGGAAGAATTTTGGAATAAAGCAAAACTGAAAGAGAAATCTAAAAACTAA
- a CDS encoding InlB B-repeat-containing protein, with translation MHNKNGIKVTLKFIKEKADLNLKAEANGTLQAKWTAGSEPVTKTIDENTHETISIEKGTTVELNAIPKPGYEFANWTKIPNPKTNPNIITVTENIEISAKFKKIIPVPKYIKLNGYTVDLTDWKVSVPNSLKAINQAEGKFTAGAAEITPEIQIENGPVSLTEGVETKVILKVIAVDGQYGEWKQTIKVKCLSPSDLPDLILKSLKVHEEAADLTSMSVSVPNDKETITSANIKAVFFRFSEEIQNIQVTQDPVSINLTVGEPASITLSVAEKSGEGGYKAWTQTLSVTRKKLPVTGVELSAATLDLEVGEQHKLTATVQPSNATNQNVEWRSDNNAAASVEQNGTVTAKGPGTAKITVKTLDGNFEKTCTVKVVQKFTVNFAVEGNGGSLEVKAGENEVTNSSKLQADTLLKFTAIPEEGFEILNWEGISASPANAATIQHKLTENLNVKVKFKKKTYTVIFEANGGNPEPEKQTISHGDKLTEPSSITKAGNDLEGWYTDDKFTSKWNFETDKVTDNIRLYAKWEKKKITVKFDTDKITAFLNRLGSELGNDDKVFIGDKIYLSAFPLEEGKKPSWIINGKPSSSIKPYASPVGFPHLYEYTVKEEDADNRIIRFDYTPAMAEKLTIDYDNSVKRIFRPENGMPEINKGSQVDEGIIIVIEAKFDEGMIIDQCLVNGHPVSGEIMMGLFGYKISTADADSNKMLNFSCTPKTPSTGTVHWDNEKSTMTCIKNNQHGNGTSITSGDQVQEGDMLSFTANPTDGQIVDEWTVNGKKVSNHSGDGPNRFWLNVKPEHLTSGTLTISYTTKGAATGSIKFENPMTCIKNNQHGNGTSITSGDQVQEGDRLNFYVNLPQGKVVGKWMVNGTQISNGSGGEYHQFWLTVQAKHFKDNILNISYTLIPAAQTKVNFDGNIRCSVNRNGTNINVESDKTIVYEGESLDFKALGMTDSAVKSWKINDKKPQGWNGQENTWFNVTVMKFYISQSSGGPIMVSCELKEGLKSSALGFDSDKIKCLQNSYSNSYELNSGLRVYADVRLEFNALLSDSEQVKSWKINGIEQENSGHKNFSYMVQESDLNGDHFTVEIVLK, from the coding sequence GTGCATAATAAAAACGGCATAAAAGTTACGCTTAAGTTTATCAAAGAAAAAGCAGACTTAAACCTTAAAGCAGAAGCAAACGGAACTCTTCAAGCTAAGTGGACAGCAGGCAGCGAACCCGTTACCAAAACAATTGATGAAAACACACATGAAACTATATCTATCGAAAAAGGCACAACAGTCGAATTAAACGCAATCCCTAAACCGGGCTATGAATTTGCAAACTGGACAAAGATACCCAATCCTAAAACAAACCCTAACATCATCACCGTAACGGAAAATATTGAGATAAGCGCTAAATTTAAAAAGATAATCCCTGTTCCAAAATACATAAAACTTAACGGCTATACTGTGGACCTAACCGATTGGAAGGTAAGTGTTCCTAACAGCTTGAAAGCTATAAATCAAGCCGAAGGAAAATTTACCGCAGGAGCAGCAGAGATTACTCCCGAAATTCAAATTGAAAACGGCCCTGTATCTCTTACCGAAGGAGTTGAAACTAAGGTTATTTTAAAAGTCATTGCTGTCGATGGTCAATACGGAGAATGGAAACAGACTATAAAAGTAAAATGCTTATCGCCTTCGGATCTGCCTGATTTAATCCTTAAATCTTTAAAAGTGCATGAAGAAGCGGCAGATTTAACTTCTATGTCGGTCAGTGTACCTAACGATAAGGAAACCATCACAAGTGCCAACATAAAAGCCGTTTTTTTTAGATTTTCAGAAGAGATTCAAAATATACAGGTAACTCAGGATCCCGTTTCAATTAATCTTACAGTAGGAGAACCTGCATCCATAACTCTTTCCGTTGCCGAAAAGTCGGGGGAAGGAGGCTATAAGGCTTGGACTCAAACCCTTTCTGTTACCCGAAAAAAACTTCCCGTAACAGGAGTGGAGCTTTCAGCTGCAACGCTTGACCTTGAAGTTGGAGAACAGCATAAACTGACAGCAACGGTTCAGCCTTCAAATGCAACAAATCAAAATGTAGAGTGGAGGTCTGATAATAATGCGGCGGCCTCGGTTGAGCAAAATGGAACCGTTACGGCTAAAGGGCCCGGCACTGCAAAAATCACGGTAAAAACATTGGACGGTAACTTCGAAAAAACTTGTACCGTAAAAGTCGTACAAAAATTCACTGTAAACTTCGCTGTTGAAGGAAACGGAGGCTCCCTTGAAGTAAAGGCCGGAGAAAACGAGGTAACAAACAGTTCAAAACTACAGGCAGATACGCTTCTTAAATTTACAGCAATCCCGGAAGAAGGCTTTGAAATTTTAAACTGGGAAGGAATCAGTGCAAGTCCTGCTAATGCGGCAACCATTCAGCACAAATTAACCGAAAACCTGAATGTAAAAGTAAAGTTTAAGAAAAAAACATATACGGTCATCTTTGAAGCGAATGGCGGAAATCCTGAACCCGAAAAACAAACTATTAGCCACGGAGATAAACTCACCGAGCCTTCTTCAATCACAAAAGCCGGAAATGACTTGGAAGGCTGGTATACTGACGATAAATTTACCTCAAAATGGAACTTCGAAACGGATAAAGTAACAGACAATATAAGGCTTTATGCAAAATGGGAAAAGAAAAAAATAACCGTCAAATTCGATACAGACAAAATAACAGCCTTCTTAAACCGCTTAGGCTCAGAATTAGGTAACGATGACAAAGTTTTCATAGGAGATAAGATATATCTTAGTGCTTTCCCCCTTGAAGAAGGTAAAAAACCTTCATGGATAATAAACGGAAAGCCTTCATCCTCAATAAAACCTTATGCAAGCCCTGTGGGATTTCCCCATTTATATGAGTATACAGTAAAAGAAGAAGATGCCGACAACCGCATTATCCGTTTTGACTATACTCCGGCTATGGCTGAAAAACTTACAATTGATTATGACAACTCAGTCAAAAGGATTTTTAGACCGGAAAACGGAATGCCTGAAATAAATAAAGGTTCACAGGTAGATGAGGGTATAATAATTGTTATTGAAGCGAAGTTCGATGAAGGTATGATAATCGATCAATGTTTAGTAAACGGTCATCCTGTCTCAGGCGAGATTATGATGGGACTTTTTGGCTATAAAATAAGCACGGCTGATGCAGACAGCAATAAAATGCTAAACTTCAGCTGTACGCCAAAAACACCTTCTACAGGAACCGTACACTGGGATAATGAAAAAAGCACCATGACCTGTATAAAAAATAACCAACACGGTAATGGTACCTCAATAACTAGCGGCGATCAGGTACAAGAAGGAGATATGCTTTCCTTTACTGCTAATCCTACAGACGGGCAAATAGTCGATGAGTGGACCGTAAACGGTAAGAAAGTATCAAACCACTCAGGTGACGGGCCTAACAGGTTTTGGCTCAACGTAAAGCCTGAACACCTAACAAGCGGCACACTTACAATAAGCTATACCACAAAAGGAGCAGCAACAGGAAGCATAAAATTTGAAAATCCCATGACCTGTATAAAAAATAACCAACACGGTAATGGTACCTCAATAACTAGCGGCGATCAGGTACAAGAAGGAGATAGACTTAACTTTTATGTCAATCTTCCTCAAGGAAAAGTGGTCGGTAAGTGGATGGTAAATGGTACTCAAATATCAAACGGATCGGGGGGTGAATATCATCAGTTTTGGCTTACCGTACAGGCTAAACACTTTAAAGACAATATACTCAACATAAGCTATACCTTAATACCTGCGGCTCAGACAAAGGTAAACTTTGACGGCAACATAAGGTGTTCTGTAAACCGAAATGGAACAAACATTAATGTAGAATCCGATAAGACTATTGTTTATGAAGGAGAATCTCTAGACTTTAAAGCTCTGGGTATGACTGATTCTGCCGTTAAAAGCTGGAAGATAAATGACAAGAAACCTCAAGGCTGGAATGGGCAAGAAAATACATGGTTTAATGTTACGGTAATGAAATTTTATATATCTCAGAGTTCAGGAGGCCCTATAATGGTAAGCTGCGAGCTTAAAGAGGGCTTGAAGAGTTCAGCCTTGGGCTTTGATTCAGATAAGATAAAATGTCTACAAAACAGCTATAGCAATAGCTATGAACTTAATTCGGGCCTAAGAGTTTATGCAGATGTCAGACTTGAATTTAATGCTCTTTTATCCGATTCCGAGCAAGTAAAAAGCTGGAAAATCAACGGTATTGAGCAGGAAAATAGCGGACACAAAAATTTCAGTTACATGGTGCAAGAATCAGACCTAAACGGAGATCACTTTACCGTAGAAATAGTGCTTAAATAA
- a CDS encoding ABC transporter permease, whose protein sequence is MFEDFINAIHNFKTNKMRTLLSLLGIVIGVTSVIVVTSLASSLSNSMVKEFEEFSMDIINIGTQMGNPEFGGSGEIKFDDEFRKKMIKKIPEIRHVFYSNRFQAAVVRNDLRIEISDIEGIEAERLESHRVSMDYGSFFSSADYSTGAEKALIGERVAFQLFPEGRAVGKFITLQIPSSGENAPPRTLRLEVIGVVKPKNTWILRTSDAIFVPRKFALNKVLGDRNAPVWAAEVVISNPEDTSNVETKIQDFSEELSGGNRFAIWVYSARQQFEQMGKITGMVSLVLSAIAGISLLVGGIGIMNIMLVTVTERRKEIGIRKALGATGKAIRMQFLIESASLTLTGGLIGIVLGLVISKLIVNFFFPPEIIFLPNFSGSLIAFFVSVCTGIFFGLHPAIKASRLDPVQALAE, encoded by the coding sequence ATGTTTGAGGATTTTATTAACGCCATTCATAATTTTAAAACGAACAAGATGCGTACTCTGCTTTCCCTATTGGGTATAGTGATAGGAGTTACCTCGGTTATAGTCGTTACAAGCCTTGCAAGCTCCCTTTCAAACAGCATGGTAAAAGAGTTTGAAGAGTTCAGTATGGATATAATCAATATAGGAACCCAGATGGGGAATCCCGAATTCGGCGGCAGCGGAGAAATAAAATTTGATGATGAATTCCGCAAAAAAATGATTAAAAAAATCCCGGAGATAAGGCATGTTTTTTATTCCAACCGTTTTCAAGCCGCAGTTGTAAGAAACGATTTACGGATTGAAATTAGTGATATAGAAGGTATAGAGGCCGAAAGGCTTGAGTCTCACCGCGTGTCAATGGATTACGGCAGTTTTTTTTCTTCCGCTGACTATTCTACAGGTGCAGAAAAGGCTCTTATAGGCGAGAGGGTTGCCTTTCAGCTCTTCCCTGAGGGCAGGGCTGTAGGTAAATTTATTACCTTGCAAATTCCTTCAAGCGGAGAAAATGCTCCTCCCAGAACCCTACGGCTTGAGGTTATAGGAGTCGTAAAACCGAAAAACACTTGGATCCTACGTACCTCGGACGCAATCTTTGTGCCGAGGAAATTTGCCTTGAACAAGGTTTTAGGAGATAGAAATGCACCTGTTTGGGCGGCCGAGGTAGTTATATCGAATCCTGAGGACACCTCAAATGTTGAGACAAAGATTCAGGATTTTTCCGAAGAGTTATCGGGAGGAAACCGCTTTGCTATCTGGGTTTATTCTGCCCGTCAGCAATTTGAACAAATGGGTAAGATTACGGGGATGGTAAGCCTTGTGCTTTCCGCCATTGCGGGGATATCCCTTTTAGTCGGCGGCATCGGCATTATGAACATAATGCTTGTTACCGTTACCGAACGCCGAAAAGAAATAGGCATACGGAAAGCTCTTGGGGCTACAGGCAAGGCAATAAGGATGCAGTTTTTAATCGAGTCGGCATCGCTTACCCTTACAGGCGGGCTTATAGGAATTGTGCTGGGGCTTGTGATTAGTAAGCTGATTGTAAACTTCTTTTTTCCGCCGGAAATAATTTTTTTGCCCAATTTTTCGGGCTCCCTTATAGCTTTTTTTGTAAGCGTATGTACCGGAATCTTTTTCGGCCTGCATCCTGCGATCAAGGCTTCAAGGCTTGACCCGGTACAAGCCCTTGCAGAGTAG
- a CDS encoding EF-P lysine aminoacylase GenX — translation MDIEALELRALTIQAAREFFIKKNYLELDTPALSDELIPETCLEVFKTEYLSPAASKGLNEKKPLFLVPSPEVYIKPVIAQTSRSVFQISKCYRNVESIGNIHSPEFTMLEYYTVNANYMDSVKITEAFLNHVADRVKENPLVDRSVLQTLSKGFECLTMDEAFRKYAGVPLSSEHSPEELTAYAEKLGLGSADDYSGWSEDDLYELILVHAVEPNLPKNKLIALLDYPAFVPCLAQANSQKVLNKKNEELEWKTVERWEVYLNGVELANCYTEERNPEKINSYFKKENELKQKNALVPHPPVKGFGEICSKMPQCSGVAMGFDRLIMLLAGKKTLDSIIYGKNF, via the coding sequence ATGGATATTGAAGCTTTAGAATTGCGTGCCTTGACCATTCAGGCTGCAAGGGAATTTTTTATTAAAAAGAACTATCTGGAACTGGATACTCCTGCCCTTTCGGACGAGCTCATCCCCGAAACTTGTTTGGAAGTTTTTAAAACGGAATATCTAAGCCCTGCCGCATCAAAGGGATTGAACGAAAAAAAGCCTCTTTTTTTGGTACCTTCACCCGAAGTTTATATTAAGCCCGTCATAGCCCAAACTTCCCGCTCGGTGTTTCAAATTTCCAAATGTTACCGCAATGTAGAGTCTATAGGCAATATCCACAGCCCCGAATTTACCATGCTTGAATATTACACTGTAAACGCAAACTATATGGATTCCGTAAAGATAACTGAAGCTTTTTTAAACCATGTTGCCGATAGGGTAAAAGAAAATCCCCTTGTTGACAGGTCTGTTTTACAAACCCTTTCAAAAGGCTTTGAATGTCTTACCATGGATGAAGCCTTTAGAAAATACGCAGGAGTACCCTTAAGCTCGGAACACTCACCGGAAGAACTTACTGCCTATGCGGAAAAATTAGGTTTGGGAAGTGCCGATGATTATTCCGGCTGGAGTGAAGACGACTTATACGAGCTTATTTTGGTTCATGCCGTCGAACCCAATCTTCCCAAAAATAAGCTCATAGCCCTTTTGGATTACCCTGCCTTTGTGCCCTGTCTTGCCCAAGCAAATTCTCAAAAAGTTTTAAACAAAAAAAATGAAGAGCTCGAATGGAAGACGGTTGAGCGTTGGGAGGTTTATTTGAACGGGGTTGAACTTGCAAACTGCTACACCGAAGAAAGGAATCCTGAAAAAATAAATTCTTATTTTAAAAAAGAAAACGAATTAAAACAAAAAAATGCCCTTGTTCCGCATCCGCCTGTAAAGGGCTTCGGCGAAATTTGCTCTAAGATGCCGCAGTGTTCCGGCGTTGCGATGGGCTTTGACCGCCTTATTATGCTCTTGGCCGGAAAAAAAACTCTCGATTCTATAATATATGGTAAAAATTTTTAA
- a CDS encoding efflux RND transporter periplasmic adaptor subunit, whose protein sequence is MQDKKQKNKRNSKKIILIIAALIIILAIVWIIFLPKKGTEDFSQSVTVTKEIIQDRIQISGYIQPAQQQNLQSPGEGIIKKVAVKEGDTVKKGDLIFALDNTYQTFQVAKQEFAIEKEKLQGYSKNLELMKLELESLKRALKDRSVYAKFDGIVVSFDLAEGSYVMPKDNFGVIIDRSFFKSAVDVSERDVPRLKVGQKVLLNFQALGDEEVEGRVTYHSSIAKASAQRGSTVIETKIVVDQLPENVLPGYSFSGSIVAGEDEEVLLLDQTAISYDKGEPYVERILENGKVERVKVEVEAYTSGTVKVLSGLKEGDTLRFKPPKW, encoded by the coding sequence ATGCAGGATAAAAAACAAAAAAACAAAAGAAATAGCAAAAAGATTATTTTAATAATAGCGGCCCTTATCATAATTCTTGCGATAGTATGGATTATTTTTTTACCTAAGAAAGGAACCGAAGATTTTTCTCAAAGCGTTACGGTAACAAAAGAAATAATTCAGGATAGAATTCAAATCTCCGGTTATATTCAGCCCGCCCAGCAGCAAAACCTTCAATCTCCCGGAGAGGGCATTATAAAGAAGGTTGCGGTAAAGGAGGGCGACACTGTAAAAAAAGGCGACCTTATCTTTGCCCTTGACAATACCTATCAAACCTTCCAGGTTGCAAAACAGGAATTCGCAATCGAAAAGGAAAAATTACAAGGTTATTCCAAAAACCTTGAACTGATGAAGTTGGAACTTGAATCTTTAAAACGGGCATTAAAAGACCGGAGCGTTTATGCAAAGTTTGACGGTATAGTCGTTTCCTTTGATTTGGCTGAAGGCTCCTATGTTATGCCTAAAGATAATTTCGGGGTAATTATAGACCGCTCCTTTTTTAAGTCCGCCGTGGATGTTTCCGAAAGGGATGTTCCGCGCTTAAAGGTCGGGCAGAAAGTTCTCCTTAACTTTCAAGCCTTGGGAGATGAAGAGGTAGAAGGCCGCGTTACCTATCATTCTTCGATAGCAAAAGCAAGTGCACAAAGGGGTTCTACGGTGATAGAAACAAAGATAGTTGTCGATCAGCTCCCCGAAAATGTTTTACCCGGCTATTCTTTTAGCGGCAGCATCGTTGCAGGTGAAGACGAAGAAGTTCTCCTTTTGGATCAGACGGCAATTTCATACGACAAGGGCGAGCCCTATGTTGAAAGGATTCTTGAAAACGGAAAGGTTGAGAGGGTCAAGGTAGAGGTTGAAGCCTATACTTCGGGCACCGTAAAGGTTTTATCGGGCTTAAAGGAAGGCGACACCCTGAGGTTCAAACCTCCCAAGTGGTAG
- a CDS encoding ATP-binding protein, producing the protein MDFSRKLPIGVQSFKVLRDDNYLYVDKTEYIYKLASTGRVYFLSRPRRFGKSLFLSTLEAYFLGKKELFKGLAIEKLEEAEKGKREIWQEYPVFYLDFNVGKYDCIEALNTNFNVFLSDLEEKYGTSEAEDNFAKRFEGLLKRAYEKTGKQVVVLIDEYDKPLLYSMENQPLNDEYRAVLKSFYSVLKSSDQYIRLAFLTGVTKFSKVSIFSDLNNLNDISLVPQFSGICGITHTELLKTFEPEIRKLAEANELSYEDCIKTLQQKYDGYCFVPETERMYNPFSLLNVFFGNQFEYYWFATGTPTFLVNSLKRSDYHIPNLDGNVEMTSAGLSDYRAEAGSEIPVLFQAGYLTIKGYDKHLQLYRLGFPNDEVRYGFLYNLFPNYCNVVYAEGPFCIAQFYRDIIAGRVEEFMQRLKSIMASLPYDTVKKESGESIALREHNFQVCVYLVFALLGQFIELETPVSNGRTDAVIKTDSRIYIFEFKLKEDAAAALKQIKEKNYAERFKAENKKIVLIGVSFDPEEKTVGEWIIEEL; encoded by the coding sequence ATGGATTTTAGTAGAAAACTGCCTATAGGTGTACAGAGTTTTAAGGTATTGCGTGATGATAATTATCTCTATGTAGATAAGACCGAATATATTTATAAATTAGCCTCTACAGGACGTGTTTATTTTTTAAGCCGCCCGAGAAGGTTCGGAAAAAGCCTTTTTCTTTCGACATTGGAAGCTTATTTTTTAGGAAAAAAAGAATTGTTTAAGGGCCTCGCAATCGAAAAACTTGAAGAAGCCGAAAAGGGAAAAAGAGAAATTTGGCAGGAGTATCCCGTTTTTTACTTGGACTTTAATGTCGGAAAATATGACTGTATTGAAGCCTTAAATACCAATTTTAATGTGTTTTTGTCCGATTTAGAAGAAAAATATGGTACATCCGAGGCTGAGGATAATTTTGCAAAACGCTTTGAAGGCCTTTTAAAAAGAGCTTATGAAAAAACCGGAAAACAGGTAGTTGTACTGATAGACGAGTACGATAAGCCTCTTTTATATTCTATGGAAAATCAGCCCTTGAATGACGAGTACCGTGCCGTCTTAAAATCCTTTTACTCGGTTTTAAAAAGTTCCGACCAATATATACGCCTTGCATTTTTAACGGGAGTGACAAAATTCAGCAAGGTCAGCATATTCAGCGATCTAAACAACTTAAACGATATTAGTTTAGTCCCTCAATTTTCAGGCATCTGCGGAATAACTCATACAGAGCTCCTAAAAACATTTGAGCCCGAAATAAGGAAGTTAGCCGAAGCAAATGAGCTAAGCTATGAGGACTGTATCAAAACCTTGCAGCAAAAATATGACGGCTATTGCTTTGTGCCTGAAACGGAAAGAATGTACAATCCCTTCAGCTTACTAAATGTATTTTTCGGGAATCAATTTGAGTATTATTGGTTTGCGACGGGAACGCCTACATTTTTGGTAAACTCTTTAAAGCGGAGCGATTATCACATTCCCAATCTTGACGGCAATGTTGAGATGACTTCGGCTGGACTATCCGATTACAGGGCTGAGGCGGGCTCGGAAATACCCGTATTGTTTCAAGCAGGTTATTTAACGATAAAGGGCTATGATAAGCACTTGCAGCTTTACAGGTTGGGCTTCCCGAATGACGAGGTCAGATACGGCTTTTTATATAACCTTTTCCCGAACTATTGCAATGTAGTCTATGCGGAAGGGCCGTTCTGCATAGCTCAATTTTATCGGGATATAATCGCGGGCCGGGTAGAGGAGTTTATGCAAAGGCTAAAGTCGATAATGGCAAGTCTCCCCTATGATACCGTAAAAAAAGAAAGCGGTGAAAGCATCGCCTTGAGGGAGCATAATTTTCAAGTGTGCGTATACTTGGTCTTTGCTCTTTTAGGACAGTTTATCGAGCTTGAAACTCCTGTTTCCAATGGAAGAACGGATGCCGTAATAAAAACTGACTCAAGGATTTACATCTTTGAGTTTAAGCTGAAAGAAGATGCCGCTGCCGCCTTAAAACAAATCAAAGAAAAAAACTATGCCGAAAGGTTTAAGGCAGAAAACAAAAAGATAGTTCTAATCGGTGTCAGCTTTGACCCGGAAGAAAAGACCGTCGGGGAGTGGATTATTGAAGAGCTTTAA
- a CDS encoding LysM peptidoglycan-binding domain-containing protein: protein MASKIGIKLADGTFFPILDEDALSEQSLELTTVRENQESVQINLFKQFEETEPEYIGSLIVEDISTGPAGDPTINLKIKLDEEKNLSAEAMDEGSGSHQSLRVSLKNLDETSLDGIDFDFAPLDDSSGFESSDDDYFIKEGDETSFDDSFETETHEETQLHTYDEERPEKKKKMPMWLIILIIILCITALVFAILLLTKKMPFADKDMIASAPEKVEQVQEPKKDVNATTSNAPKEDAEEKAAAEAKRKAEEEARQKAEAKKKADEEAKQKAAEAKKKADEEAKQKAAAKKKADSKKKSKVNAKGAVRYKIKWGDTLWDLSETYYKTPWLYKKIADYNKIKNPNLIVAGTYIDIPPK, encoded by the coding sequence ATGGCTTCAAAAATAGGAATCAAACTTGCAGACGGGACCTTTTTCCCTATTTTGGATGAAGATGCCCTGTCCGAACAGTCTTTGGAATTGACTACTGTTAGGGAAAATCAGGAAAGTGTTCAAATAAATTTATTTAAGCAATTTGAAGAAACAGAACCAGAATATATAGGTTCTCTTATTGTAGAAGATATCTCGACCGGCCCTGCAGGAGACCCCACTATAAATTTAAAAATAAAACTTGATGAAGAAAAAAATCTTTCAGCAGAAGCAATGGACGAGGGTTCAGGCTCTCATCAGTCCCTGAGGGTTTCGTTAAAAAATCTTGATGAGACAAGTCTGGACGGTATCGACTTTGATTTTGCCCCCCTTGATGATTCATCCGGTTTTGAAAGCAGCGATGATGATTATTTTATCAAGGAAGGTGATGAAACTTCTTTTGATGATTCCTTTGAAACCGAGACTCATGAAGAGACTCAGCTTCATACATATGATGAAGAAAGACCCGAAAAAAAGAAGAAGATGCCGATGTGGCTGATAATTCTTATAATCATCCTGTGTATAACAGCCTTGGTTTTTGCCATCCTTCTTTTGACAAAAAAAATGCCCTTTGCAGACAAGGATATGATAGCTTCCGCTCCGGAAAAGGTGGAGCAGGTACAGGAACCTAAAAAAGATGTAAATGCAACAACTTCTAATGCCCCCAAGGAAGATGCTGAAGAAAAGGCCGCCGCCGAAGCCAAAAGGAAGGCTGAAGAAGAAGCTCGCCAAAAAGCTGAGGCCAAGAAAAAGGCAGATGAAGAAGCTAAGCAAAAGGCCGCAGAGGCTAAAAAGAAGGCTGACGAAGAAGCAAAACAAAAGGCTGCTGCCAAGAAAAAGGCCGATTCTAAAAAGAAATCTAAGGTAAATGCTAAGGGAGCTGTACGCTACAAGATTAAATGGGGCGACACCCTCTGGGATCTGTCGGAAACATACTATAAGACCCCTTGGCTTTATAAAAAGATAGCTGATTACAACAAAATTAAAAATCCTAATCTTATTGTCGCCGGTACCTATATAGATATTCCGCCTAAATAA
- a CDS encoding ABC transporter ATP-binding protein, with amino-acid sequence MADIIRLENVVKTFEMGDTLVKALAGVSFKIEESSFVSIMGPSGSGKSTCMNMIGCLDRPTSGKIYIDGVSTADMTENDLAALRNKTVGFVFQQYYLLPNLNVLENVMLPLRYQGLSLDKRKKRAAEELEKVGLSGRLKHRPGELSGGQKQRVAIARALVTHPKIILADEPTGALDSETGHSVLDLFLKINKTGTAVIMVTHDKEIASLAPRSIHLKDGLVVADSLNAAGLKQTGEENV; translated from the coding sequence ATGGCTGATATTATACGCCTTGAAAATGTAGTTAAAACCTTTGAGATGGGTGATACTCTTGTTAAGGCCCTTGCCGGGGTTTCATTTAAAATAGAAGAATCCTCCTTTGTTTCCATAATGGGCCCGTCGGGATCGGGCAAGTCTACCTGCATGAATATGATAGGCTGCCTAGACAGGCCGACCTCAGGGAAAATTTATATTGACGGGGTAAGTACTGCCGACATGACCGAAAACGATCTTGCCGCCCTACGGAACAAAACCGTGGGCTTTGTTTTTCAGCAATACTACCTCCTCCCCAATTTAAATGTTTTGGAAAATGTAATGCTCCCCTTGAGGTATCAGGGGCTTTCCTTGGATAAAAGAAAAAAACGGGCGGCGGAAGAGCTTGAAAAAGTGGGTCTTTCCGGCAGGTTAAAGCACAGGCCTGGAGAGCTTTCAGGAGGTCAAAAGCAGAGGGTTGCCATAGCCAGAGCCCTTGTTACACATCCTAAGATTATTTTGGCCGATGAGCCCACGGGCGCCTTGGATTCCGAGACGGGACATTCTGTCTTGGATCTTTTTTTAAAAATTAACAAGACGGGAACGGCTGTCATAATGGTAACTCACGATAAGGAAATCGCTTCTTTGGCTCCCCGCTCAATCCATTTAAAAGACGGGCTTGTGGTAGCCGATTCCCTTAATGCCGCCGGTCTTAAACAAACAGGGGAAGAAAATGTTTGA